A stretch of DNA from Myxococcota bacterium:
ATGAGTGAGCCCCGAAATAATTTGCGAGCCCAGATTTTTATATCTTTAGAAAAATAGCCCAGCACAGCCAGCGTCAAAAACCAAAAGCCCAACAGCGTGCTAATAACACCGTAGAACATGCCGCCGACATCAAGCCACCACAACAAACCTGCATTCGCAACAATGAGCACGGTGGTTAAAATCGTCAAAGCAATCGCCGTAGGCTCACCAGTAACTTGCACAATCACCGGATAACCAGCTTTCATATATTCTTCTTTTCGAAAAATACCTATGGCAATAAAATGCGGCAGCTGCCAAAAAAAAGCGAGCCCAAACAAAGCCAGCCCTGCCGCATCAATCTGCCCAGACACTGCCGTATAACCCATGAGAGCCGGCATAGCGCCAGGAAACGCCCCCACAACCAAGGCCCAGGTGCTGAGTCTTTTCATCGGGGTGTAAATCAACACGTAAGCAACGAGTGACGCCATACCGAGCATGACGGTCAATAAGTTGGTCGAAACCCATAAAACAGGAATCGCTAATAGTGAAGTCAAAAAACCCACCCCCAATGCCCAACCGGGTTGAAGTCTACCGGTAGGCAAGGGTCGGGTTGCGGTTCGCGCCATTAAGCCGTCGTAATCTCTTTCGAGATACATATTGAACGCACTTGAGCCGGAAACTAAAAGTGCGATCCCCAGCAAAGCGAGCGCCGCTTGAACAGGAGCCAGTGTCGCCTCAGCCAACAACATACAACCTCCTGCCACCAGGAGAGTCATGAGGGTAATACGAGGTTTGGTAAGAGCGACAAGGTCGAGCGTCATGATAAGTGCTTAGGAACTAACAACAGCATCCCTAAGCGTCAATATCTTAACGACGCCAGAATCCGCCACCATTTGCATGGCCATTCGGAATGCCATGGCCACCGCGTCCACCACGGCCGCCTCTGTATGGCATCTGGCAAATGCCATAACCCATATTGCCAACACACATTAGGCCTGGCGCGCAATGCGGACCCCTTGGGAAGTTACTACAGGCTTGTCCTGCATAAGCAACATAAGGTCTATTAGGTGTTCTGTTTCCCCAGTTAAAAGAAATGCTTGGGTGAGCCGATGCGCTGGTCGCCGTGAAAAACAGGATTGAGCCTAAAAGCACCCCGAGATTGAGCAGTCTGAACATGTTTGTCTTCCTCCAGCAATCAATCTAGATTTTCCTGAAGGAGCGCGCGTCGGGCGATCTACCGAGATGACGTCGATAACATGATATTTGCGAATAATTTTTTTAGCTTCTCTTTGTCTTTTTTGCCTGGGGCATTTTCAACGCCGGAGTTGACATCAAGGGCCCAAAAATCCAGGGCGTCTGCTTGCACGACGTTATTAGGATTGAGGCCGCCGCTTAGGATTATTTTATCTTTGGGTAAAGTATCTGGAATGAGCGACCAGTCGAAAGTTTTGCCGGTGCCGCCTCGCAGAGTTGGGTGGGGGGTGTCGAACACGAAGCGGGTGCCCTCTCCCACAGGTGAGTCAGGGGTTAGGCGGCGCCAGATTTCTATATTATGCGGGAGCTGATTGCGTAGGTCTTCTAGGTAGCTTTCGGGTTCTTCGCCGTGGATTTGGACGGCGTATAAGTTTAGCGTTTTGGCGTAATCAACTACTTGGGCAACCGGAGCGTTTACGAACACGCCTATCCATCGCAGCGGTACAGCATCGCTGATTTGCTTGCCCGGGGTAATATCAATGCATCTGGGTGAGCTGGGCGCAAATATTAAGCCCCCAAAACCAGCACCGGCATCGTAGGCGTCTTTGGCATCTTCAACGGAAGTCAGGCCGCAAATTTTGACGCGGCCAAACATTAAATCCCGAAGCGCCAAATCTATTCGGGGGACCTTCATTAAAGAGGTTCCGATTAAAAAGCCATCGGGCGGTCTTGGCTCCATATTAAACGAGCGTATATCTGCGTGTGAAGCTATGCCTGATTCGACAATAGCGAGCCTGTCTCGAGGAATCAACGGCAACAATCGTTTGGAGACATCCAGGCTAACTTTAAGTGTTTTAAAATCGCGATTATTAACGCCGATAATGCGTGCGTCCAATGCCAGAGCGCGCTGTAACTCTTGCTCATCATGCACTTCGGTCAAAATATCCATTTGCAGCTCATGGGCGACTTTTGCACAAGCGCGATAAGTCTCATCATCCAGAACCGACAGCATCAGCAAAATCATGTCTGCTTGATAAGCCCGGGCTTCATAAACTTGATAGGGCGCAATTACGAAATCCTTGCAAAGCACCGGGCAGTTGGCCGCCTGCTGAACGATCGGCAAATAATCCAAGCTTCCTTGAAAAAACTTCTCATCCGCCAGCACAGAAATAGCGCCAGCAAAGGGCGAATAAATCCGAGCGATCTGCTCAATATCAAAGTCCGGGCGAATCAATCCTTCTGAAGGAGAGGCCTTTTTGCATTCAAGAATAAAGCCGCCTTTAAAGCGCCTATTTGAACGCGCCAAGCTCCGCTTAAAAGACTCGAGCGGCTTATCGCTTTCTCTGCGCGAGACTTCAGACCGCTTGTTCTCTAGAATACGTAATAAAGGCGTCGAGTTTGTCATAGGCTTTCCCCGAATAAATCGTGTCCAGCGCCTCTTCGTATCCTGTTTGACGGGAGTTTTCACCTAAATCTTGTGCGTTTTGGGCGCGCGAAAGAGCAACCAAAGCGCCAGCGTTGAGCGCGACTGCTTGGGATTGAGCCGGTGCAGCTTTACCCTTTAGCAACCTTTGCAACCACGCAGCGTTCTCAGCAGGCTCGCCGCCTCTTATCTCTTCTATCGAATGGTGTTCAAACGGCTGCCACTGGACTTGTGTAATTTCGCCAGCCAACAAAATCATCACGGTAGTAGGCGCATGAATAGCAATTTCATCCAGTCCACCGCCATGAACAACCAGTGCTTTATCTACGCCAAGCCGCTGCAAAGTCTCGGCCATAGGCCTGCATAACTCAGGCTTATACACGCCGGTAAGCTGCACGGGAGGCCGCGCCGGATTCACCAACGGCCCGAGTACGTTAAATATCGTTCTAACCCCTAAGGCCTTACGCGCAGCCGCAGCATGCTTCATGCCCGGGTGATATAAGGGCGCCAAGAGAAAACAAAACCCAATATCATCCAAACTTCTGCGCGATAGCTCTGCGGGCATCTCTAAATTAGCGCCCAGACTCATGAGCACATCGGCCGAGCCGCATTTAGAAGAAACCGAGCGATTGCCGTGTTTCGCCACTGGCAAACCCATGGCTGCCGTAACCAGGGATGCTGCCGTTGAAATATTGTAGGTGCCCTGCTCATCACCACCGGTTCCAACCAAATCAGCAAATAAATAATCCGGCCTGGGAAACGGCCGCGCTGCAGCTAATAAAGCCCGTGCCGCTTCGGAAATATCTCCTGAGGTTTCGCCTCGAGCTTTCAGATCCATCAAAAACTTTTTGATTTCATCCAAAGCAAGCTCACCTTTGATGATTTTATCGAAATACATTTGAATCATGACCGAGCCCATTTTAAAATGTTGCGAATCAGCTTCGAGCCCTCCGGCGTCAAGATCGACTCCGGATGGAATTGAACCCCGAGCATGTGATACTTCTTATGCCTAATAGCCATATTGGTATCATCACACCAAGCAATAGGTTCCAGCTCAAAGGGAATCTGCGTCCCAGCAAGTGAGTGATAGCGTGCCACAGGCATTGGGTTTGGGAGCCCTTTAAACACACCTTGCTCATCATGGCTCATCAAAGCACTTTTGCCATGAACGGTGGCTTCTGCAAGTCCAACGACACCGCCGAAAGCTTCGATCATCGCTTGATGGCCTAAGCAAACGCCAAATACCGGGATCCGGGAGCCACACTTTTGAATAAGCTCGATCATGCATCCGGCATCTGCGGGTGCGCCAGGTCCCGGGGAAAGCACAATCATGCGTGGCTCAGGCATTGCCAGGGCGAGCTTTAACGCTTCGTCAGCCGAAATGGTGTTGCGCCAGACAGACACATGGCAACCTAGGTTTTTAAATTCGGCTTCTAGGTTGAAAGTGAAGGAGTCGAAGTTATCGATTAGTAAGATTGAAACGGGGTTGTCGGGAAACCTCTCCCCCAGCCCCTCTCCAGTAACTGGAGAGGGTAGTAAAACATTTAATACGGCTTTCGCTTTGTTATGGGTCTCTTGTACTTCGGACGCTGGGTCCGAATCGTAGACTACCCCGGCGCCGGCGCGCACATAGGCAACTTTGTCTTTCACGAACGCAGAGCGAATCATGATTGCAGTATTTAGATTACCGTGGTTGTCTAGATATCCGACCGCGCCGCCGTAGATGCCGCGCTTAGAGTGCTCTGTTTTTCTCAAAATCTCGGCTGCTTTAACTTTGGGCGCCCCGACCAAAGTGCCCATATTAAGCGATGCTTGGTAGGCATGCAGCGCATCCAAATCGTCACGCAGCTCCCCTTGCACGTGCGAAACCAGATGCATGACATGCGAATAACGATCCACGGTCAACAGTTCTCGCACAAAACGCGTGCCGTTTTTCGATACTCTTGCAATATCGTTGCGAGCGAGGTCAACCAGCATCATGTGCTCAGCTTGCTCTTTTGTATCCAGGCGCAGTTCAGCTTCTTTGCGTGAATCCGAGTCTAAGTTTGCCCCCCGCGTGCGCGTACCTGCAATTGGACTAATTTCGACCTTCTTGGGCTCATCAGTTACGCGGATAAACGTCTCTGGGGAGCTTCCGAAGGCAGTAAAATCGCCGCCGTTTACATAGAACATGTAAGGACTAGGGTTCGCAAGCTTAAGCCGCAGATAAGCATCAAAAGGATCCTCGCAAGGCGCGCTAAATGTTCGGGATGGAACAATTTGAAACACATCGCCTGCGACGATATGCCGCTTCATTTGCACAACAATGTCTGCAAAATCAGCGTCCAATATATCCACGCTAATCTGCCCACCGGAGGCTTTTTGAACGCTCGCTTCTCTTTTAAATTGCGGCAGCTCGAAGGGCTTATCACTCAGTTCGCCCTGCTCCCACATACGCACATGGTTTTTAACGTGATCGACAATGATTAAGCTTTCCGGAATCCAAAACACATAATCAGGCAGATCGAACAAATCCCTTTTTGCTGCCGGCAGGTCTTCAACCAGATCAACATAGTCGTATGAAAACATGCCCAAAGTCATTTTGACGCCAGATAGCTGACTCATCACCCGGAGCACATCCAGCGGTGATGGCTGCTTGAGCTGGGCTTCTAAGCTTTGACTTCGATCTACCGGAGAAAATACAAGCGGCGTCTTGGCAATAATTTCCAGACGCTTCACCTCACCAAACTCAGTGAGCGCTTCAAGGGTCACCTCAAGGCCGCGGCATGTCGCCTTAAGCGCGGCTCTAGGCATGAGGATACTTTTTTCGCCTAGTCTTGTTTTGACATCAGCAGCCTCTAGCAAAACACAATTGCTATTTTGGCCCTGCTGAGTCAGATGTGCAAATAGAGCGACGGGATCGACTGGATTCATAAATTAATCTTTGCCATGGCTCTATATCGGTTGCAATCAACTAGCGTTCGGGCTCAATGTACCAAACGCACCCGCATTAGATTCGGTCCAATATTTAACAGTCTTAACTTGCAAGGTTGGTGCGCTCCAGCTCGGCATCCAGCCACCGTAGCCGGGGCCCGAAAAGGAATTTGCGCCGTTAATAGCACTGAAAAAATTGGCAACGGGATAGCTCCATGTGTCGGTGGGGCCTAACGGATTATGCCATGGTTTTTGGCAATAGCCATCAGGGAAATAGGCAGAGGTTCCCTCGCCGGCTGTGCCACCGACTGCTAAATTCATGATCAATATAAATGGTTGATCAAACGGAGCAGCATTTTCGTTGCAACTTACTTTAGACCAAGGGTTGTCTGACCAGGCACTGCTGCCAGCGTCATTTGCTATCGTTTGGCATGAGCCCGCTGCCGTATTGACCCCACTTTGTTTTGCATATTTCTGTAAGCAATTCGTCGAAGCCGAAGTGCCTCGCTGATAGAAACTTCGTTTACTGAAATCCACCTCTAACACATGGTTGGAGTCGTTATCAATGTAAGTGTAAATTCCTTGTGGGCTCCATCTCAGGCCATAAGTATGAAAATCTTGGTCAAGTGTTGGCGCCGTTGCCGTTACAGGAGTCGCATATCCCTTGTCAGCGTAATACTCTGTATGGGTCTTAATAAACGCGTTTTCGCTATAAACTGGTCCCCAGTGCAGCGTTGAAGCGTAAGACTGCACGCCGCCAAATGCCCCGCCGTTGGCATTAATATAGGCTTCCGAACAGCTCGCCGTATTACCTCTAGATTCTAGAATGTCTATTTCACCGCTTCGAGGCCAAACACCATACGCGCCAGCACCTAGCGGCGTTGTAAGACCAATAGATCCCGTCTGATTGAGAGGCATCATCCAGATGGCTGGCCAGAGCCAGTCTCCTTTCGGGATTTTGGCCACGATTTCAATCCTGCCATATAAAAAACCTTTGGAAACATCATAGCCAGAGGCTGGTTTTTGTGCAGACTTCGTAGAAATCCGGGCTGAAGTTACAGGTGCAATAATCGTACCAGCAGGGGTGTGACTTGTTGGGGCAACCAAGGCGGTGTTAACAGTTGCCGGACTTTTAGGCAGCCCATTGCCAATACCTCCACCACCATTATATCCGCTACCACTACCACATCCATCATACGTCAACCCATCTGCCGCGCCATTGTCCGTGCAAGCAATATTTGAACCAATGCTATCGGTACTAAAGCTCCAATTTCCAATCACACCTTGACAAATATCTCCAATATTATTTGGGCTTTCCGTAATTGAGCTTCTACCGCAGCCTAATACCGCCGCCAATGAAAACTGCGTTTCAGGATTGCCATTATTTGCCAAGGTTTCGCCCGATCCCAGTACATGTTTTTGCATCAAATCAGCTTTGATTGATAAACCATTGACGGGATCGAAGGCGATATTTCCTGGGCTATTTAGATAAGCTTCGAATTCAAAGTTACCTTCACCAGACATAGTTACTTCTGGCGTCCATATTCTAGTATCCAGCGCCTGTTGCTGAGTGAAATCATAAGTCCAATCGGGCGTTCCACTTGGAGAACCGGTGCCCGCGACTGCCAAATTAGCCGTACAAGCTCCGGGTTGTGAAGGCGGTGTAACAGGTGGGCCAGGTGGAGCACCTGGGTTACTTTTCGAGCAACTAAGAATTAAAAAAGTAAAAATTGAACAAAATATTACCTTCATAATTAATATAATATTTCATGCAACCAAACCCAGTCAACGCTCTTGCCCAATTTTCTTAAAAGTGAAAGCTAAGTCCTTATGATCAAACAGATTGGCGTTATAGGTTCCGGACAGATGGGAGCAGGGATAGCGCTCGTCTGCGCTCAAAGTAGCTTTGAAACGTATATTTTCGAAGAATCGCCCGCCGCTCGTATGAAGGCCCAAGGCTATTTCGATCGAAAAACAGACCCAAGTATTCGCAAACCTGATTTTGTAACTTTAGAAGAGTTGGCCGGGTGCGACCTGATCATTGAAGCAATACCCGAACAAGAAGACTTAAAGCGAGAGCTATTCATTAAATTGGATGAGCTATCTAGGCCCAAGACCATCCTTGCCAGCAATACGTCCTCTATTTCCATCACCAAAATTGCAGGATGGACCAAAAATCCTGAGCGCGTCATGGGCATGCATTTTATGAATCCAGTGCCCGTGATGAAGCTGGTAGAGCTAATTCGCGGCCTGCAAACTTCGGATGAGACCTATCAAACGGTTCAACAAACCGCTCAGGCGCTTGGCAAAATCACCACCACTTCCAAAGACATGCCAGGATTTATCGCCAATCGCATTCTGATGCCGATGATTAACGAGGCATTTTTTGCGCTGCAGGAAAATCTTGCGAGCGCTGAAGACATTGACACCACCATGCGTTTAGGTGCAAATCACCCAATGGGTCCACTCGCGCTGGCAGATTTTATTGGCCTGGATACTTGCGTATGGATCCTGGAAACCATGGACAAAAAGCCCTGCCCTCTGCTAAAGCAGTACGTCGACGCGGGATGGCTTGGAAAAAAATCAGGCCGAGGAGTTTTTTCTTATGTTTGATTTGTCTGAAACCCACGAATTGCTCCGCAAAACTTGCCGTGATTTCGCTACCAATCAGCTAAAGCCTGTCGCAGCCGAATTGGACGCAAAACACGCTTATCCAAAAGCGCAAATCAAGGCGCTGGGCGAGCTAGGTTTGATGGGCGTATTCATCCCGGATTCCGAAGGCGGCGCTGGCCTGGACGCACTAGCTTATGCCATTGCCATGGAGGAGATTTCTCGCGGATGCGCCTCATGCGGCGTGATCATGAGCGTGAACAACTCACTCTTTTGCGATCCCATTTATAAATATGGTTCAAGCCATCTCAAAGAGCATTTCCTAAAAGACTACGCTTCAGGACAAAAGCTTGGATGCTTCGCTCTAAGCGAACCAGGCAACGGCTCGGATGCTGCCGCTGCCAAAACGACAGCTGTTAAGACAGAGAAAGGCTACGTATTAAACGGCACCAAAGCCTGGATCACCAACGGTTACGAAGCCAACGCCGCCATCGTCTTTGCCACCACCGATGCCAGGGCAGGTAATAAGGGCATCTCCGCATTCGTCGTCCCCATGCCCACCCCCGGTCTGACGCTCGGCAAAAAAGAAGAAAAGCTTGGCATCCGGGCTTCATCCACCTGCAATTTAATCTTCGAAGACTGCTTAATCCCCAAAGAAAGCCTGCTCGGTGAAGAGGGCCACGGTTTCAAAATCGCCATGGCAACTTTGGACGGTGGCCGCATCGGCATCGCTGGCCAAGCGCTAGGCATCGCCCAAGCTGCGTTAGAAGAAGCTGCGTTTTACGCCAAAGAGCGCCAAGCTTTCGGTAAACCAATTTTCAAATTACAGTCGATCCAAAACAAACTGGCCGACATGGCCTTGCGCATCGAAAGCGCGCGCCTGCTCACTTGGAAAGCCGCGTGTTATAAAGACAAACATGTTCGCTTCACAAAAGAAGCCGCTATGGCCAAACTCGCCGCTTCCGAAACAGCAACTTTTGTTGCGCACCAAGCTATGCAGATCTTTGGCGGCAACGGTTACGTCACCGAATTCCCCGTCGAACGGCATTATCGGGACGCCCGCATCACTGAAATCTATGAAGGCACCAGTGAAATCCAGCGTTTGGTCATCGCAGCCCATGTCTAATTTTGTCAAAATAATGGAAGTAGGCCCTAGAGATGGCCTACAGAACGAAAAATGCTTCGTACCCACAGAGCAAAAGCTGCAATTCATCCAAGGCTTAGAAGAAGCGGGCCTGTCTCGCATTGAAGTCACCGCTTTCGTATCTAAACGCTGGATACCCCCATTGGCTGACCACGCTGAACTCGCCGCCCAGCTAATCAAAAAGCCAGCCATTACCCATGCCGCGCTAGTCCCGAATCTAAAAGGCTACGAACAAGCCAAGCGCTTTGGCATTGACGAAGTATCCTTAATATTGGCCGTGACCCAAAGCCATAACCAAAAAAATCTGAACGCCAGCACCGAAGAAGCATTTGCGCGCTATAAAGAAGTGATTGCACAAGCCAAGCTTGATGGCATGCCCTTTAGAGCCTACATTTCCTGCGCCTTCGGCTGTCCTTACGAAGGCAAAACACCCGTTTCAGCCGTCATGAAATGGGCTCAAGCTTTTTACGAACTAGGCGCTTATGAACTCAGCATCAGCGACACCATCGGTGTAGGCAACCCAAAGCAAACTCATGAACTACTCAACACGCTGCTCAAAGAATTTCCCAAAGAAAAACTGGGCATGCATTTCCATGACACTCAAGGCATGGCCCTAGCCAATATCTATGTTGCCTTAGAGTTAGGCATCCGTTCTTTCGATTCTTCCGCCGGTGGCATCGGCGGCTGCCCCTACGCCCCAGGCGCTAAAGGCAATGTAGAAACAGAAAAGCTGGTCAACATGCTCAGCAGCATGGGCTACGAAACCGGCATTGACCTAGAAAAGCTAAAAATAGCCTCAGCACGCCTTCAAAAAATACTCGCCAGCGGGAGCACGCCGATTGTAATGTGAAGCCATGGTGCGCCCATAAGCCCCAGCCTGCGTAATGAGCAGCACGTCCCCTGCTTCAGTCCTAGGCAAAAGCCGGTCATAACCCAAAAAATCAGCCGATTCACAAATCGGCCCTACCACATGGGCAGTGATCTCATTCGGCCTGTCTAATTTAGAAAGATTCACAATCTCATGATAAGCCCCATACAGAGCCGGTCGAATGAGCGAATTCATCCCCGTATCCACGCCAATAAATAAAACCCCTGCCTTTTCCTTAATCTGCGTCACCCGGGTAAGCAAAACGCCAGCCCCGGCCACCAAATAGCGGCCTGGTTCCAGCCAATATTGATACTGAGGATTCGCCATACAAACCGGCTTCAGCGCGTCATTAAGATGTTCGCAATCGATATCAAGCCCGAGGCCCCCGCCAAGATTAATCACTGATACATCCGGCATCCTCCGAGCAACCTCTACCAGCATCTGCGCCATCTGCCCCCAATGCCCCGGATCCGAAATGCCGCTTCCCGCATGCGCATGAAGACCCACAATGCGAACATCGCCCTTTTTCGCCAAAGCCAACGCCTGATCAACCTCGTTAAGCCCGATACCAAACTTAGATCCAGCACCAGCAGTCCGAACATGCTGATGATGCCCCCGCCCTTGCCCTGGATCAATCCGCAGAAATACCGCTTGCCCCCGAATCAAATCCGCCCAATGCACAAATGGGTACAAGCTATCCAAAGTCACATGACAATGCCGCTCAAAAGCATATGCATACTCAGCCGCAGGCGCGAAATTAGGCGTAAACAAAACTCTTGCAGCGTCCAAACGCGGAAAAAGCTCGAATACGCGTTCTAACTCAGCTTGCGAGACGCATTCAAAGCCTAAGTTTAATGCCTCAAACTCTCTGAGGATATCAGCGTGGTCGTTTGCTTTAAGCGCAAAGAAGACCTGCGTTATCGCTTTCAGCCTCTTAAGATCATCCGCAGCTGCTTGAAGCGTACTTTGGCTATATACGTATAAAGGCGTTTCATTCGCCTCAGATAAAAGCCGGTCCCGCTGCTTGTACCACCAAGTCATGATTTCAACACAAGTGAGTCCACCAATTTATTCCACAAAATAGTGTATATTTAATATAGCATGGAGGATTCTCAAAATGGTACGACCAACATTTGTCCAAGTTGACGAAGCAGCGCGGACTAGAATGCCAGACAATTCGGGGTCTCCGCCCGCACTTCCGCCAGGGCCTTCTCCGCGGCCTGCTGCCAAAGTCTCCCGGAAACCAGCCGGAACTCCGGATGAAGTCGAAGAACTGGATCCGCTCGGAACGGCAGTCCCTGTAGCAGCTGTGAATACGGCGGTCATCCCTTCAGTCCAAGTGGATCCGGATGCCCCTCCACGCACCCTTCAGGCCATTATGAAGGGGGCAAGCTCGTCAATCCCACGGACAGCAGTAGCAGCCGGGTTAATTGCGGCCGCTGGAGTTGTCATGGCACCTTTTACCGGCGGACTAAGTTTAGTGGTTACGGCAATTGCTGGCGCTGTTTCAGGATACTCTGCATACAAAAGCGATCAGGCAGACACAAGCAAACATTTTAATACTTTGTTTAACACCGACAAACTCCAGTTAACCGTACGTGGCATGGCGAATCATCCTGACGCGGAGAATAAAAACCAGGCTAAACTATTGGCCGATAAATACGATATTGCGGCAGCCAACAACGATATCTCAGCTCAACTCCAAATATTAGATGAAATTCAAAAAACCACGAATCTCGTTATAGATTTCGATAAGCATCTAAAAACAAGCGATCAAACCCACGTCGTCGATGATCATATCGGCAAAGGAACGTACCGCCAGCGAACCGCCAAGACCGTAGGGGATAGACATCCAACCCAACCACCCCTTAATCCTAGCCATCATATCATAGACGCAGGATTGAAAGATTTAGCCAACCTTCATACGCAATTAGGCGCTGGGGTTCGAGGTTCTCACCTTGATATATTGGAAAATATCCAAAAAATTAGCGATAAAGTTCTCGGTTTAATCAAGCCCCAAGTGGGGGCAGCGGAGGGAAACGACGCCATCTATCTTAATTCCGCGCTACTAGAACTGGAACAGAGTCTCTTACAACAATCAAATCCAAGCACTCTAGCAGCAAGGCAAACCCAAATTACAGAAATCCGCAGGCTGCGTGTTTTATTAAGACCCGAAGCTGAAAAAGCGACCGTTCTTAACACGATGCGAAGTAGCCATGCTGAGCTCAAAGCCCTAGTTCCCTGGAATTGGCGCAATTATAGACATCGAGAAGCCGCAAAAAAACTTATCCAGTCCAATCAGGAGACGGAACGTACCTACAAAGATCTATCAGATGCCGCCTTAGAGCAGTTAATCGAAAACTACAAATTAGAGGACCAATTGCTGGCAGGAGGGTTTAAGGTATCCAACGTCAGGGGCGCCGGTCTACCTACATACCTGCAAAAGATTGATGAGTTTCAAGGTGTCTTAGACAGACGCCATATCTAACTCAGCCAAAGCTAGAACCGCAGCCGCAAGTTCGCTTTGCGGTTGGGTTCACGAATTTAAAGCCCGCGCCGTTTAGGCCTTCTTCGTAATCCACAACTGTTCCAGGAATCTGGGTTGCAGTGAATACATCGGTGATGACTTTGAGGCCGTCGTATTCGCAGATTAGTTCATTGCCGTCATCTACAGGGTCCGAAAAGCTTAGGCCGTATTTAAAACCGGAGCAGCCGCCGCCTTGGACGCTGATTCTTAGGCAGCTGCCTTCTTCACCATTCGTTTCGGCTAGGGCCATTTTCGCCATTTCCACTGCTTTTGGGGTCAGTGTGATCGCTTCCAAATTCTCCATTTTCGTCATCTCCTTGTTCTGCTGGGATTGCGTAACGACCCGAAAGCCAACTGCCGAGGTCAATCAT
This window harbors:
- the cyoE gene encoding heme o synthase encodes the protein MTLDLVALTKPRITLMTLLVAGGCMLLAEATLAPVQAALALLGIALLVSGSSAFNMYLERDYDGLMARTATRPLPTGRLQPGWALGVGFLTSLLAIPVLWVSTNLLTVMLGMASLVAYVLIYTPMKRLSTWALVVGAFPGAMPALMGYTAVSGQIDAAGLALFGLAFFWQLPHFIAIGIFRKEEYMKAGYPVIVQVTGEPTAIALTILTTVLIVANAGLLWWLDVGGMFYGVISTLLGFWFLTLAVLGYFSKDIKIWARKLFRGSLIYQSVLFLLLAIDGLLCKFM
- the trpCF gene encoding bifunctional indole-3-glycerol-phosphate synthase TrpC/phosphoribosylanthranilate isomerase TrpF, encoding MTNSTPLLRILENKRSEVSRRESDKPLESFKRSLARSNRRFKGGFILECKKASPSEGLIRPDFDIEQIARIYSPFAGAISVLADEKFFQGSLDYLPIVQQAANCPVLCKDFVIAPYQVYEARAYQADMILLMLSVLDDETYRACAKVAHELQMDILTEVHDEQELQRALALDARIIGVNNRDFKTLKVSLDVSKRLLPLIPRDRLAIVESGIASHADIRSFNMEPRPPDGFLIGTSLMKVPRIDLALRDLMFGRVKICGLTSVEDAKDAYDAGAGFGGLIFAPSSPRCIDITPGKQISDAVPLRWIGVFVNAPVAQVVDYAKTLNLYAVQIHGEEPESYLEDLRNQLPHNIEIWRRLTPDSPVGEGTRFVFDTPHPTLRGGTGKTFDWSLIPDTLPKDKIILSGGLNPNNVVQADALDFWALDVNSGVENAPGKKDKEKLKKLFANIMLSTSSR
- the trpD gene encoding anthranilate phosphoribosyltransferase, with amino-acid sequence MIQMYFDKIIKGELALDEIKKFLMDLKARGETSGDISEAARALLAAARPFPRPDYLFADLVGTGGDEQGTYNISTAASLVTAAMGLPVAKHGNRSVSSKCGSADVLMSLGANLEMPAELSRRSLDDIGFCFLLAPLYHPGMKHAAAARKALGVRTIFNVLGPLVNPARPPVQLTGVYKPELCRPMAETLQRLGVDKALVVHGGGLDEIAIHAPTTVMILLAGEITQVQWQPFEHHSIEEIRGGEPAENAAWLQRLLKGKAAPAQSQAVALNAGALVALSRAQNAQDLGENSRQTGYEEALDTIYSGKAYDKLDAFITYSREQAV
- a CDS encoding anthranilate synthase component 1, encoding MNPVDPVALFAHLTQQGQNSNCVLLEAADVKTRLGEKSILMPRAALKATCRGLEVTLEALTEFGEVKRLEIIAKTPLVFSPVDRSQSLEAQLKQPSPLDVLRVMSQLSGVKMTLGMFSYDYVDLVEDLPAAKRDLFDLPDYVFWIPESLIIVDHVKNHVRMWEQGELSDKPFELPQFKREASVQKASGGQISVDILDADFADIVVQMKRHIVAGDVFQIVPSRTFSAPCEDPFDAYLRLKLANPSPYMFYVNGGDFTAFGSSPETFIRVTDEPKKVEISPIAGTRTRGANLDSDSRKEAELRLDTKEQAEHMMLVDLARNDIARVSKNGTRFVRELLTVDRYSHVMHLVSHVQGELRDDLDALHAYQASLNMGTLVGAPKVKAAEILRKTEHSKRGIYGGAVGYLDNHGNLNTAIMIRSAFVKDKVAYVRAGAGVVYDSDPASEVQETHNKAKAVLNVLLPSPVTGEGLGERFPDNPVSILLIDNFDSFTFNLEAEFKNLGCHVSVWRNTISADEALKLALAMPEPRMIVLSPGPGAPADAGCMIELIQKCGSRIPVFGVCLGHQAMIEAFGGVVGLAEATVHGKSALMSHDEQGVFKGLPNPMPVARYHSLAGTQIPFELEPIAWCDDTNMAIRHKKYHMLGVQFHPESILTPEGSKLIRNILKWARS
- a CDS encoding family 16 glycosylhydrolase; its protein translation is MKVIFCSIFTFLILSCSKSNPGAPPGPPVTPPSQPGACTANLAVAGTGSPSGTPDWTYDFTQQQALDTRIWTPEVTMSGEGNFEFEAYLNSPGNIAFDPVNGLSIKADLMQKHVLGSGETLANNGNPETQFSLAAVLGCGRSSITESPNNIGDICQGVIGNWSFSTDSIGSNIACTDNGAADGLTYDGCGSGSGYNGGGGIGNGLPKSPATVNTALVAPTSHTPAGTIIAPVTSARISTKSAQKPASGYDVSKGFLYGRIEIVAKIPKGDWLWPAIWMMPLNQTGSIGLTTPLGAGAYGVWPRSGEIDILESRGNTASCSEAYINANGGAFGGVQSYASTLHWGPVYSENAFIKTHTEYYADKGYATPVTATAPTLDQDFHTYGLRWSPQGIYTYIDNDSNHVLEVDFSKRSFYQRGTSASTNCLQKYAKQSGVNTAAGSCQTIANDAGSSAWSDNPWSKVSCNENAAPFDQPFILIMNLAVGGTAGEGTSAYFPDGYCQKPWHNPLGPTDTWSYPVANFFSAINGANSFSGPGYGGWMPSWSAPTLQVKTVKYWTESNAGAFGTLSPNAS
- a CDS encoding 3-hydroxyacyl-CoA dehydrogenase NAD-binding domain-containing protein; this translates as MIKQIGVIGSGQMGAGIALVCAQSSFETYIFEESPAARMKAQGYFDRKTDPSIRKPDFVTLEELAGCDLIIEAIPEQEDLKRELFIKLDELSRPKTILASNTSSISITKIAGWTKNPERVMGMHFMNPVPVMKLVELIRGLQTSDETYQTVQQTAQALGKITTTSKDMPGFIANRILMPMINEAFFALQENLASAEDIDTTMRLGANHPMGPLALADFIGLDTCVWILETMDKKPCPLLKQYVDAGWLGKKSGRGVFSYV